One window of Oscillibacter hominis genomic DNA carries:
- a CDS encoding RNA polymerase sigma factor, with the protein MTTINLKDFYAWYTHDEYIEVSDEVAAELKADKLYEAAHQRRTTRNKAQYSLDCDDGIEYSACLHEPTPQELLDRMELFVHLWNALNSLPEVQGVRVEAHLILGKSYRQIAREQGVDKSAVRHSVKSGKAAMRKYLKKFL; encoded by the coding sequence ATGACGACCATCAACCTGAAGGACTTTTACGCTTGGTACACCCATGATGAATACATCGAAGTTTCCGACGAAGTGGCCGCCGAGCTGAAGGCGGACAAGCTGTATGAAGCAGCCCATCAGCGGCGCACGACCCGCAATAAGGCGCAGTATTCCCTCGACTGTGACGATGGGATCGAATACTCAGCCTGCCTGCATGAGCCGACGCCGCAGGAGCTTCTGGATCGTATGGAGTTGTTCGTCCACCTGTGGAACGCCCTCAACTCTCTGCCGGAGGTGCAGGGCGTCCGGGTGGAGGCGCATCTGATCCTCGGCAAGAGCTACCGCCAGATCGCCCGGGAGCAGGGCGTGGACAAGAGCGCCGTTCGCCATTCCGTCAAAAGCGGCAAGGCGGCTATGAGAAAATATTTGAAAAAATTTCTGTAA
- a CDS encoding PF20097 family protein: protein MKCPYCEKEMTLGYIQCRDGVYWTLKKQLVASLSSLGKGSTCLSNGAADNSNTVFAFKCEDCKKIIIDYSSER from the coding sequence ATGAAGTGTCCTTATTGTGAAAAAGAAATGACATTGGGTTATATCCAATGTCGGGATGGCGTGTATTGGACATTGAAGAAGCAGCTTGTTGCATCACTTTCTTCTTTGGGCAAGGGAAGCACTTGCCTTTCCAATGGCGCAGCGGATAATTCCAACACCGTATTTGCGTTCAAGTGCGAAGATTGCAAAAAAATCATTATTGACTATTCGAGTGAAAGATAA